In Deltaproteobacteria bacterium, the genomic stretch CGCCCGGCCTTCCCCGGTGCGGCGCGCCGCGACGATCTCGGGCCGGCCGGCGTGATTGTCGACGCGGGCGATCTCGGCCGGTGCGAGGGCGGAGTCGCCGAGCACGCTGCCGTCGGCGCCGACGATTGTGATCCGCAGCCCGGTCACCGCGCCGAGTTCGTCGGCGACCGCATCCGCGTCGCCGAGCCCGCGGCCCGCCGCGGCGCGCGCGAGCACGAGCGCCCGCGCTGCCAGCGCGGCGCGGCGCACGTCCTCCTCCTCCGACGCGGCGAGTCGGCGCCGGAGCTGGCGCTCGAGCGCGATGCCGAAAGCGAGCACGCCGCAGGCGACGAGCAGCACGGAGACGACAAACAGCCGCGCGCGGACGCCGAAACGCACGATGACTCACGCGCCCGGATCGGACGCGAACCGGTAGCCGACGCCGCGCACCGTCTCGATGTATCGACCCGCCGGGCCGAGCTTTTCGCGCAGACGTTTGACGTGGGTGTCGACGGTGCGAGTGGTCACGTCGGCATCGATGTTCCACACGTCCGCCAGCAGGCGGTCGCGCGACTGGACGCGGCCCCGCCGGTCGACGAACGTCACCAACAGCTTGAACTCCAGTGGCGTGAGCGAGACTTCGTCGCCGTCGACCCACGCGCGGTGGGCCTCCCGGTCGATGCGCAGGCAACCAAACGTCGACGCCGAGCCGCCGTCGGCCGCGCCGCGTCGTGCGCGGTGGAGCACGGCGCGGACGCGCAGCATCA encodes the following:
- a CDS encoding winged helix family transcriptional regulator, producing the protein MLRVRAVLHRARRGAADGGSASTFGCLRIDREAHRAWVDGDEVSLTPLEFKLLVTFVDRRGRVQSRDRLLADVWNIDADVTTRTVDTHVKRLREKLGPAGRYIETVRGVGYRFASDPGA